A genomic region of Miscanthus floridulus cultivar M001 chromosome 3, ASM1932011v1, whole genome shotgun sequence contains the following coding sequences:
- the LOC136545447 gene encoding uncharacterized protein, whose amino-acid sequence MASAAVLRSAGSRRLFSYPTLRAAAISGPAALPDAAAAPAPAQPPPLAGTLWARSVATFTRTKPHVSVGTIGHVDHGKTTLTAAITKGISTTRNLLADDAMVPISSPLTPPLGDGEETDKKGAVVKRLKVQAIKKDIKQSPKKVNLVAKLVRGMRVEDALLQLQVTVKRAAKTVYQVIHSARANAAHNHGLDPDKLIVEEAFVGKGLYLKRLSYHAKGRCGIMVRPRCRLTVVVREATAEEEAKIARLRVSNYKKLTRKERQLMPHRLIEVSPRWARKRKEEAGAMA is encoded by the exons ATGGCTTCCGCCGCGGTGCTCCGGAGCGCCGGCTCCCGCCGCCTCTTCTCCTACCCCACCCTCCGCGCCGCCGCGATCTCGGGACCCGCCGCGCTACCCGATGCggccgcggcgccggcgccggcccaGCCGCCACCGCTGGCCGGGACCCTCTGGGCGAGGTCCGTGGCCACCTTCACGCGCAC GAAGCCCCATGTGAGCGTCGGCACCATTGGGCACGTCGATCACGGCAAAACCACTCTCACTGCTGCTATTACCAAG GGGATATCAACTACAAGGAATTTGCTTGCGGATGATGCTATGGTGCCTATTTCTTCTCCTTTGACTCCTCCACTCGGTGACGGTGAAGAAACTGATAAAAAGGGGGCTGTGGTAAAACGCCTAAAGGTCCAAGCCATAAAAAAGGATATCAAACAG AGTCCCAAGAAGGTGAATCTGGTAGCAAAGCTGGTTCGAGGTATGCGTGTGGAAGATGCCTTATTGCAGCTGCAAGTGACTGTTAAAAGGGCTGCCAAAACTGTTTACCAG GTGATCCATTCTGCTCGCGCCAATGCAGCTCACAACCATGGATTGGATCCTGATAAGCTCATTGTTG AGGAGGCCTTTGTGGGAAAGGGACTTTACCTGAAGAGACTGTCTTACCATGCCAAAGGGAGGTGTGGTATCATGGTGCGACCAAGGTGCAGACTGACAGTGGTGGTTAGAGAAGCTACAGCTGAGGAAGAGGCAAAGATTGCCAGACTCAGGGTGAGCAACTATAAGAAGTTGACCAGAAAGGAGAGGCAACTGATGCCGCACAGGCTCATCGAGGTTAGCCCGAGGTGGGCTCGCAAGAGGAAAGAGGAGGCTGGTGCTATGGCCTAG